In Phyllobacterium zundukense, one DNA window encodes the following:
- a CDS encoding GumC family protein yields the protein MSNRENEMAKRPRRSLLSFASQPDAAGETHVDPEPVTSPVRNEDNLDHYHRMRALRLAAGSEISQPPLSDAPVELTPEEAEQEAIDRMRADMAAIKAELNRRVDAAGHVMPLHDTPEPLPEEAASEQAEAPLLPEPAEPEPVVMPAPVRRPVPRRTEVRQTDVQSDEWKPLVDPRVVLNRIGRSKSLIIATTILGTLVGAGYAMTLPKLYSSTVEVLVDPRDLKIVDKEISSSQLPVDASLAIAESQLRVIQSSSVLTKVIDRAGLAKDPEFNGDLKERGLLASVRDLFSTDSTPDATTRETLLLHNLYDHLDVERSTKNFIFNITVKSRDPEKAAFIANTVSDVFREEQGNIQSDTARQATESLTARLNDLRTGVEQAENAVQKYKADNDLVDVQGRLISDDEISRTNDELTTARNQTIRLNAQADSIRSASVEGVLGGNTLPEEFRSGVIVALRSQYGALKQQADGLATKLGPRHPQLIQAQSQVDGIRNEIRNELSRIASSVQVELKRSVQQEQDLAARLAQLKARTANTNEDMVKLRELEREATAKREVYEAFLLRAKETGELEGMNTTNIRVISPARPALESTGGSRKLVAIGGLLGGLLTGLGIAVLLGMIESFRVGNRPAAVYAEDDAPVDPTPPSGGKPTRPAEDRELAPAAPSESRLGAAIRRAQTRTMALDDAELEAIDGENAVHSVDDQVAIAEFLYEHADLMLAPRHHDNSNIEEMLADIAEIREVLRLRAGRQAS from the coding sequence ATGAGTAATCGTGAAAACGAGATGGCAAAGCGGCCGCGGCGCTCGCTTCTCTCGTTTGCCAGCCAGCCGGACGCGGCGGGAGAGACGCATGTCGATCCCGAGCCCGTTACATCGCCTGTGCGCAACGAAGACAATCTCGATCACTATCATCGCATGCGCGCCCTGCGTCTGGCAGCTGGCAGTGAAATCTCCCAGCCGCCGTTGAGCGACGCTCCCGTGGAGTTGACGCCCGAAGAGGCTGAGCAGGAAGCGATTGACCGTATGCGCGCCGACATGGCTGCGATCAAGGCGGAACTCAATCGCCGCGTCGATGCTGCCGGGCACGTCATGCCGTTGCACGATACGCCCGAGCCGCTGCCTGAGGAGGCTGCTTCGGAACAGGCCGAAGCGCCGCTTCTTCCGGAACCCGCAGAGCCTGAGCCGGTCGTCATGCCAGCCCCCGTTCGCCGCCCCGTGCCGCGCCGGACGGAAGTGCGGCAGACGGACGTTCAAAGCGACGAGTGGAAGCCGCTTGTCGATCCGCGCGTTGTCCTCAATCGCATCGGCCGTTCAAAATCGCTGATCATCGCAACGACGATCCTCGGTACTCTGGTCGGCGCCGGCTATGCCATGACGCTGCCGAAGCTTTATTCATCCACCGTCGAGGTGCTGGTCGATCCGCGTGATCTCAAGATTGTCGACAAGGAAATCTCGTCCAGCCAATTGCCCGTTGATGCTTCGCTCGCCATCGCCGAAAGCCAGTTGCGTGTCATCCAGTCGAGCAGCGTCCTGACCAAGGTTATCGACCGCGCCGGCCTGGCCAAGGATCCGGAATTCAACGGCGATCTGAAGGAGCGTGGTCTGCTCGCCTCCGTGCGGGATCTGTTCTCGACCGACAGCACGCCGGACGCGACGACCCGCGAGACACTTCTTCTGCACAATCTCTACGATCACCTTGACGTCGAGCGCAGCACGAAAAACTTCATCTTCAACATTACGGTCAAATCGCGCGATCCGGAAAAAGCAGCCTTCATCGCCAATACGGTATCGGATGTGTTCCGCGAGGAGCAGGGCAATATCCAGTCCGACACTGCCCGGCAGGCGACGGAATCGCTGACGGCACGCCTCAACGATCTGCGCACGGGCGTCGAGCAGGCCGAAAATGCCGTGCAGAAATACAAGGCCGACAACGATCTTGTCGACGTGCAGGGCCGGCTGATCAGCGATGATGAAATCTCTCGCACGAATGATGAACTCACCACGGCGCGCAACCAGACGATTCGCCTCAACGCCCAGGCCGATTCCATCCGCAGTGCCTCGGTAGAGGGCGTACTCGGCGGTAACACGCTGCCGGAGGAATTCCGCTCCGGCGTCATCGTGGCGCTGCGCTCGCAATACGGCGCGCTAAAGCAGCAGGCCGACGGCCTCGCCACCAAGCTCGGGCCGCGCCATCCGCAGCTTATCCAGGCGCAGTCGCAGGTTGACGGCATCCGCAATGAAATCCGTAACGAGCTGAGCCGTATCGCCTCGTCGGTGCAGGTCGAACTCAAGCGCTCGGTGCAACAGGAACAGGATCTGGCGGCGCGGCTGGCACAGTTGAAGGCGCGTACGGCCAACACCAACGAAGACATGGTCAAGTTGCGAGAGCTCGAACGTGAGGCCACCGCCAAGCGCGAAGTCTACGAAGCCTTCCTGCTGCGTGCCAAGGAGACGGGCGAGCTCGAAGGCATGAACACCACAAATATCCGCGTCATCTCGCCGGCGCGCCCGGCACTTGAAAGCACCGGCGGCTCACGCAAGCTCGTTGCCATTGGCGGCTTGCTGGGCGGGCTTTTGACCGGTCTGGGTATCGCGGTGCTGCTTGGGATGATCGAAAGCTTCCGTGTAGGCAATCGCCCTGCGGCCGTTTATGCCGAAGACGACGCGCCCGTCGATCCGACACCGCCCTCCGGCGGCAAGCCCACCAGGCCCGCCGAAGACAGGGAGCTTGCACCCGCCGCACCGTCGGAATCTCGCCTTGGCGCTGCCATCAGGCGCGCGCAAACCCGGACGATGGCATTGGATGATGCAGAGCTGGAAGCGATCGATGGAGAGAATGCCGTACATTCCGTTGACGACCAGGTCGCGATTGCAGAGTTTCTGTATGAGCATGCCGATCTGATGCTCGCACCGCGTCATCACGACAATTCCAATATCGAGGAAATGCTCGCCGATATCGCCGAAATTCGCGAAGTGCTGCGTCTGCGCGCTGGGCGGCAAGCCAGTTAA
- a CDS encoding lipopolysaccharide biosynthesis protein: protein MVARHLKANAGLIRDYFSVISGSAGRLVISLAYFVALANTLSIAEFGLFATASATGVVLSRLVSFGFVSPLYRISTVKPQLIGAYTGGFLAAVVVSLPIFMLAAYLAHLVFFGTDLALGTFAIIVAAEALLWRSLEVVVIVNNGLNRFGRAALLVIIGTALRAAAAVLFAFSTVTTLAAWSWWYAGANGVAMVIAIVFFYPKVRLRLVPQLYRRRLADSFAVTGAEMLFYVQSELDKLLVLAVGGPQTAGVYAIIMRLVDLTALPVRSFNMMLVQKLMRTPDMLKSLKIRGGLEVGVFLVSTLGLAALAVFLHIFPRALGGNVASVVSLLPLVLLVPGLRNLIEYQAEILYARGQSGLRAMNLALLGLAKAGLLSWILVVFLDTHDWMIWLNAMFAALYLLSTYLTYRAIRKPARRV from the coding sequence TTGGTTGCACGACATCTGAAAGCCAATGCAGGGCTCATCCGCGATTATTTCTCCGTGATCAGCGGATCAGCTGGCCGGCTCGTGATTTCACTCGCCTATTTCGTCGCGCTGGCCAATACACTTTCAATCGCCGAATTCGGACTGTTCGCCACGGCCTCGGCGACGGGCGTCGTGCTGTCGCGTCTCGTATCCTTCGGCTTCGTGTCACCGCTCTACCGGATTTCGACCGTCAAGCCACAATTGATCGGCGCCTATACGGGCGGCTTTCTGGCGGCTGTCGTCGTGTCCCTGCCGATCTTCATGCTCGCGGCCTATCTTGCCCATCTGGTTTTCTTCGGCACCGATCTTGCTCTCGGCACTTTCGCCATCATCGTCGCTGCGGAGGCGCTCTTGTGGCGGTCGCTGGAAGTGGTGGTCATCGTCAATAACGGCCTCAACCGCTTTGGCCGCGCGGCCTTGCTCGTCATCATCGGTACCGCATTGCGCGCCGCGGCGGCCGTGCTCTTTGCCTTCTCGACCGTCACTACACTCGCCGCATGGAGCTGGTGGTACGCCGGCGCAAATGGAGTCGCTATGGTGATTGCCATAGTGTTCTTCTATCCGAAGGTCCGGCTCCGCCTTGTCCCGCAGCTCTATCGCAGAAGGCTGGCGGATTCCTTTGCCGTCACCGGCGCAGAAATGCTGTTCTATGTTCAGTCGGAGCTCGACAAGCTGCTGGTGCTGGCTGTTGGCGGCCCGCAGACGGCCGGTGTCTATGCAATCATCATGCGTCTGGTCGATCTGACTGCCCTCCCCGTGCGCTCATTCAACATGATGCTGGTGCAGAAGCTGATGCGGACACCCGACATGCTGAAATCGCTGAAGATACGCGGCGGACTTGAGGTCGGCGTATTTCTGGTCTCTACGCTCGGCTTGGCGGCTCTCGCCGTGTTCCTGCATATTTTCCCGCGAGCCCTCGGCGGGAACGTCGCTTCTGTTGTTTCGCTGTTGCCACTGGTCCTGCTCGTTCCGGGACTGCGCAATCTTATCGAGTATCAGGCGGAAATTCTTTATGCCCGGGGCCAGTCAGGCCTGCGTGCCATGAACCTTGCGCTTCTCGGCTTGGCCAAAGCGGGGCTTCTCTCGTGGATACTTGTGGTATTTCTCGACACCCACGACTGGATGATCTGGCTGAATGCGATGTTCGCTGCGCTTTATCTGCTGTCGACTTATCTAACCTATCGGGCCATCAGGAAGCCCGCACGCCGCGTCTGA
- a CDS encoding DUF6492 family protein has protein sequence MTTAIVTASYAPDFERCTLLCETIDRFVTGFTKHYLLVEHRDVALFRQLEGPRRVVIDENDLLPGWIRPFPDPSNFGRRRIWLSPRTMPLRGWHVQQFRRIAIAAHAGEDAFFYVDSDVAFLKPFDCAAAWRGDDLRLFRRAGDLLRSGPNDQRIWSEHAGQVLGIVPVSPKGHDYIGTLIAWRRDALLTMCEHIEKVTGRHWIAAIGRSRRFSECMIYGRYADEVLMTKGHYHDGDDFCRVYWLAPAPTDDQFHAFVAAMTPEQVAIGMQSFIGDDTARIRKLLA, from the coding sequence ATGACGACGGCAATTGTTACCGCGAGCTACGCGCCGGATTTCGAGCGTTGCACGCTGCTCTGCGAGACGATCGACCGTTTTGTCACCGGCTTCACCAAGCACTATCTTCTGGTCGAACACCGCGACGTCGCGCTGTTCCGGCAACTCGAAGGCCCACGCCGCGTCGTCATCGATGAAAACGATCTGTTGCCTGGCTGGATCAGGCCATTTCCCGATCCCAGCAATTTTGGCCGCCGGCGTATCTGGCTTTCGCCGCGCACCATGCCTTTACGCGGCTGGCACGTGCAGCAGTTCCGCCGTATCGCCATCGCGGCGCATGCCGGCGAGGATGCATTCTTTTATGTCGATTCCGACGTCGCTTTCCTGAAACCGTTCGATTGCGCCGCCGCCTGGCGAGGGGATGATCTGCGGCTGTTCCGCCGCGCCGGCGATCTTTTGCGGTCCGGACCGAACGATCAGCGCATCTGGTCGGAGCATGCCGGACAGGTGCTCGGCATCGTTCCCGTCAGCCCGAAAGGGCACGATTATATCGGGACCTTGATCGCCTGGCGGCGTGATGCCCTGCTGACCATGTGCGAGCATATCGAAAAGGTGACCGGCCGGCACTGGATCGCGGCCATAGGCCGTTCACGGCGTTTTTCCGAATGCATGATCTATGGCCGTTATGCCGATGAAGTCCTGATGACAAAGGGCCATTACCACGACGGGGATGACTTCTGCCGGGTTTACTGGCTTGCTCCCGCGCCGACGGACGATCAGTTTCACGCCTTCGTTGCGGCCATGACGCCCGAACAGGTGGCAATCGGCATGCAGTCTTTCATTGGCGATGACACCGCCCGTATTCGCAAATTGCTGGCGTAG
- a CDS encoding WecB/TagA/CpsF family glycosyltransferase gives MSAKELFAEPDLPRRTILGVPVVALPWIEAIETMRAMIAGQRFALITWLNAHNANLAHENTDFRQALGQFLILPDGLGVDIASRLLHGEPFPANLNGTDFIPGLLVMETSPLRVGLIGARPEVVAKATASFRQLAPQHEFRVISDGFFRAGDEPRILEILKNYHPHILLVAMGVPRQEMFMARNLTAEHCTLAFGVGALFDFRAGVVPRAPLILQRLRFEWLYRLAQEPARLWRRYIVGNPLFLLRVMREKFRGTK, from the coding sequence ATGAGTGCAAAGGAGCTCTTTGCCGAACCGGATTTGCCACGTCGTACCATTCTCGGCGTTCCGGTTGTCGCACTGCCCTGGATTGAGGCTATCGAAACCATGCGCGCCATGATCGCGGGGCAGCGCTTCGCCCTCATAACCTGGCTGAATGCCCATAACGCCAATCTGGCCCATGAGAACACCGATTTCCGCCAGGCGCTTGGACAATTTCTGATCCTGCCCGACGGGCTTGGCGTCGATATCGCTTCGAGACTGCTGCATGGCGAGCCGTTCCCGGCCAATCTCAACGGCACGGATTTTATCCCGGGGCTCTTGGTTATGGAAACCAGTCCCTTGCGCGTCGGCCTGATTGGCGCGCGCCCCGAGGTGGTTGCAAAGGCGACGGCAAGTTTCCGCCAGCTCGCGCCACAGCATGAATTCCGCGTCATCAGTGACGGGTTCTTCAGGGCTGGCGACGAGCCGCGCATCCTCGAGATCCTCAAGAACTATCATCCGCATATTCTGCTGGTGGCCATGGGCGTCCCGCGTCAGGAAATGTTCATGGCTCGTAATCTTACGGCCGAGCATTGCACGCTCGCCTTCGGCGTTGGCGCGCTGTTCGATTTCAGGGCCGGCGTCGTGCCGCGCGCGCCGCTGATCCTGCAAAGGCTCCGGTTCGAATGGCTCTATCGGCTCGCGCAGGAGCCAGCACGCTTGTGGCGCCGCTATATTGTCGGCAATCCGCTTTTTCTGCTACGCGTCATGCGGGAAAAATTCAGAGGGACAAAATGA
- a CDS encoding glycosyltransferase yields MHLLFVTSLVPDGKPTTGYEIANKAIIDGLVRAGARVTVLGFTWPGSAPLDPGSTIVLGEVDVRNDTANLSQKLRWLGKAVLAGLTVSSVKLRIISKERLRAAIASVGPFDAYVLNGVPLAGAFEDCFSDKPQMFVAHNVEHRSARENAEAATSAVQKYLFSRESNLLSRLEKRLCSKASFVFTLADEDIDALGLAGTGRAAALPLVTSADTAKMTGRKIERDLGLIGTWTWQPNRIGLEWFLREVAPHLDKTIGITVAGGTPADLKAAWPNVTFAGRVPDAADFVRSCAVIPLISRAGTGVQLKTIETFEMGLPSVATALSVRGIADVPENCVVADDPVRFAHALNAMVARVRAGEDLTRSGEVFRAAQLARLDQQILVGLGRLENQLAKGRVAA; encoded by the coding sequence ATGCATCTGCTGTTCGTAACATCCCTGGTTCCTGACGGGAAGCCGACCACAGGCTACGAGATAGCCAACAAGGCCATCATCGACGGCCTGGTGCGCGCCGGCGCTCGTGTCACCGTGCTTGGCTTTACCTGGCCGGGCAGCGCGCCGCTCGATCCCGGCAGCACCATCGTCCTTGGCGAAGTGGATGTACGCAATGACACGGCAAACCTGTCGCAAAAGTTGCGCTGGCTGGGCAAGGCCGTGCTGGCTGGGCTCACCGTCTCATCGGTCAAGCTGCGCATCATCTCCAAGGAGAGGTTGCGCGCCGCCATCGCTTCGGTAGGGCCCTTCGATGCCTATGTGCTGAACGGCGTGCCGCTGGCAGGCGCCTTCGAGGATTGTTTCAGCGACAAGCCGCAAATGTTCGTCGCGCATAATGTCGAGCACCGCTCGGCACGCGAGAACGCCGAAGCAGCAACGAGTGCCGTTCAGAAATATCTGTTCAGCCGGGAGTCGAACCTGCTGTCCAGGCTGGAGAAGCGGCTGTGCAGCAAGGCGTCTTTCGTTTTCACGCTGGCTGACGAGGACATCGATGCGCTGGGGCTCGCGGGAACCGGCCGCGCCGCCGCACTTCCCCTTGTGACAAGTGCCGACACGGCGAAAATGACCGGACGCAAGATCGAACGCGATCTCGGCTTGATCGGTACATGGACATGGCAGCCGAACCGCATCGGCCTCGAATGGTTTCTGCGCGAGGTCGCACCGCATCTGGACAAGACCATTGGCATAACCGTTGCCGGTGGCACGCCCGCCGATCTCAAGGCTGCATGGCCGAATGTCACCTTTGCGGGACGGGTGCCCGATGCTGCTGATTTCGTCCGCAGCTGTGCCGTCATTCCGCTGATCAGCCGCGCCGGTACCGGCGTACAGCTCAAGACGATCGAAACCTTCGAAATGGGCTTGCCAAGTGTAGCCACCGCGCTTTCCGTGCGCGGCATTGCCGATGTACCGGAGAATTGTGTCGTTGCGGATGACCCGGTTCGCTTTGCCCATGCGCTCAACGCGATGGTGGCACGCGTGCGTGCCGGGGAGGACCTGACCCGTTCCGGTGAGGTGTTCCGCGCTGCGCAATTGGCTCGCCTCGACCAGCAAATTCTTGTCGGTCTGGGCCGGCTTGAAAACCAGCTTGCAAAGGGGCGCGTTGCGGCATGA
- a CDS encoding glycosyltransferase family 2 protein, which yields MNLDLQANISVVAQSPDLEPQSIDVVVTLPTFKRPEHLLKTLASLKAQVTRRRFAIIVMENEAEKGEGAEAAKPLFESGEYTGLLIVAHDRGNCNAYNAGWLTALKAFPDFSALLVIDDDEIADVDWLEKMCTARETYGVDFVGGPQLPVFAQPEHAVWSKHPVFSPHYTQTGRVPIIYSSGNLLIGRNVLEAMPFPFLDLTFNFMGGGDSDFISRSVVKGFTIAWCAEAPVYETIPARRVEADWIRARALRNGVISTLIEKRKRAGEPFGAAKTVGKSLALLAFSPFRAAVKVAQTGSLSIGIYQIYIGLGRVLAEFGYSNEQYRQPEKN from the coding sequence ATGAACCTGGACCTTCAAGCCAATATCAGCGTTGTTGCGCAATCACCGGACCTTGAGCCGCAGTCGATAGACGTTGTCGTGACGTTGCCGACATTCAAGCGCCCCGAACACCTGCTGAAAACGCTCGCTTCACTGAAGGCGCAGGTTACCAGGCGGCGCTTCGCCATCATCGTCATGGAGAACGAGGCGGAAAAAGGCGAGGGCGCCGAAGCAGCAAAACCGCTGTTCGAGAGCGGCGAATATACGGGCCTGTTGATCGTCGCCCACGACCGCGGCAATTGTAACGCCTACAATGCCGGATGGCTCACCGCGCTGAAAGCCTTTCCAGATTTCTCGGCGCTGCTGGTCATCGACGATGACGAGATCGCCGATGTCGATTGGCTGGAAAAGATGTGCACTGCCCGCGAGACCTATGGTGTCGATTTTGTCGGCGGGCCGCAGCTCCCGGTTTTTGCGCAGCCGGAACACGCGGTGTGGTCGAAACACCCGGTTTTCAGCCCGCATTATACGCAAACCGGCCGTGTCCCTATCATCTATTCATCCGGCAATCTGCTGATCGGCCGCAATGTTCTGGAAGCAATGCCGTTTCCATTTCTCGACCTCACCTTCAATTTCATGGGTGGCGGCGATTCCGATTTCATCAGCCGCAGCGTGGTCAAGGGTTTCACTATCGCCTGGTGCGCGGAAGCGCCGGTCTACGAAACGATTCCGGCGCGGCGCGTCGAGGCCGACTGGATCCGGGCGCGGGCGCTGCGCAATGGTGTCATCTCGACCTTGATCGAAAAGCGCAAGCGCGCCGGTGAACCCTTTGGCGCGGCAAAAACGGTGGGGAAAAGCCTGGCGCTGCTCGCATTCTCACCCTTTCGCGCGGCGGTAAAGGTGGCGCAGACCGGTTCGCTGTCCATCGGCATTTATCAGATCTATATTGGGCTTGGCCGCGTTCTGGCGGAATTCGGATATTCCAATGAGCAGTATCGACAACCTGAAAAGAACTGA
- a CDS encoding O-antigen ligase family protein codes for MSSIDNLKRTDAGGVVPMRLVASLAAAFILCVLLISFRPFQPESTAIAGSGGDLVNQLGFGALGGISILAMLVLANPRILIALVSPMWIVMFGFLVLSTFVAVDPGAAQRAVVFTLIGVLCMIAVLALPRDADGFSLALVIAASAVLALSYAGLVLVPDLAKHTASEIEAEHAGLWRGIFSHKNIAGPVMAAFSFAGIYLIRRGWRRIGAILLVLALWFVAHTGSKTSTALVPMVIFLVMFPGLFGFRILAALLIGTALVGFFFFTIGSMFFPATHDLLVQMGADATFTGRSSIWQFALEKLAATPWRGYGFESFWEAPVVRQAENPSYYLDWDVRGIVHAHNGYLDIAIAMGFPAMICAVIVLILLPLFDYARCLRKRENVFMADFFIMCLTFSLMNAFLESFFFRRADPVWLLVVMACFGLRMTARIPIASRA; via the coding sequence ATGAGCAGTATCGACAACCTGAAAAGAACTGACGCCGGGGGTGTCGTTCCCATGCGTCTGGTCGCCAGCCTTGCAGCGGCGTTCATTCTTTGCGTCCTGCTGATCTCCTTCCGCCCCTTCCAACCGGAAAGCACCGCGATCGCGGGTAGCGGCGGCGACCTCGTCAACCAGCTCGGGTTCGGCGCGCTCGGCGGCATATCCATTTTGGCCATGCTGGTGCTTGCCAATCCGCGCATCCTCATCGCGCTCGTCAGCCCGATGTGGATTGTCATGTTCGGCTTCCTGGTTCTTTCAACCTTCGTGGCCGTCGATCCCGGCGCAGCGCAACGCGCCGTCGTTTTCACCCTGATCGGCGTGCTGTGCATGATCGCCGTGCTGGCGCTGCCGCGCGATGCGGACGGCTTTTCATTGGCGCTGGTGATCGCGGCTTCCGCAGTTCTGGCACTATCCTATGCCGGCCTTGTGCTGGTGCCCGATCTCGCCAAGCACACAGCCAGTGAGATCGAAGCCGAACACGCCGGTCTTTGGCGAGGTATCTTCTCCCACAAGAATATTGCCGGCCCTGTGATGGCCGCTTTTTCATTCGCGGGCATCTATCTGATACGGCGCGGGTGGCGAAGAATTGGCGCTATCCTTCTGGTGCTTGCCCTTTGGTTCGTCGCCCATACCGGATCGAAGACCTCCACGGCACTGGTGCCGATGGTGATTTTCCTCGTGATGTTTCCAGGCCTGTTCGGCTTTCGCATTCTTGCGGCATTGCTCATCGGCACTGCCCTGGTCGGGTTTTTCTTCTTCACCATTGGCTCGATGTTTTTCCCCGCGACGCACGATCTGCTTGTTCAGATGGGCGCGGATGCAACGTTCACGGGACGCTCGTCGATCTGGCAGTTCGCCCTGGAAAAGCTCGCGGCTACACCATGGCGCGGCTACGGTTTCGAAAGTTTCTGGGAAGCGCCGGTGGTGCGCCAGGCCGAAAATCCGAGCTATTATCTCGATTGGGACGTGCGCGGCATCGTCCACGCCCACAATGGCTATCTGGACATCGCCATTGCCATGGGTTTTCCGGCAATGATCTGCGCGGTCATCGTTCTCATCCTGCTGCCGCTTTTTGACTATGCCCGCTGTCTGAGAAAGCGGGAAAATGTGTTCATGGCGGACTTCTTCATCATGTGCCTGACCTTCTCGCTGATGAACGCCTTTCTCGAAAGCTTCTTCTTCCGCCGCGCCGACCCGGTGTGGCTGCTGGTGGTCATGGCGTGCTTCGGACTGCGCATGACGGCGCGCATTCCCATCGCCAGCAGGGCGTAA
- the proC gene encoding pyrroline-5-carboxylate reductase: MVDNVVLVGCGNMGFAMLKGWLDAGILQPDQVHVVEPTDALRERAATLGVHAHANASRLETDLSPRIVLIAVKPQVMRDVLPAYERLADKATFVSVAAGVKVALFEQYLGDKAAVIRTIPNTPAAIGKGMIVTFRNAHVSDSDAEFVDTLLKTSGKVAAVDDEKLIDVATAVSGSGPAYVFHFIECLTEAAVVAGLERKTAELLAMQTVYGAGVLAASSKDTPTTLREQVTSPKGTTAAALDVLMGHDKLKRLMIKAVYKAHQRAIELGTY; encoded by the coding sequence ATGGTCGATAATGTGGTTCTGGTCGGATGCGGCAATATGGGTTTTGCCATGCTCAAGGGCTGGCTGGACGCAGGGATATTGCAGCCGGATCAGGTCCATGTGGTCGAGCCAACTGACGCACTGCGCGAGCGGGCAGCGACGCTGGGCGTCCATGCGCACGCCAATGCCAGCAGGCTTGAAACAGACCTGTCACCCCGTATCGTTCTCATCGCGGTGAAGCCGCAGGTGATGCGCGATGTCCTGCCCGCCTATGAACGCTTAGCCGACAAGGCGACCTTTGTCAGTGTTGCGGCCGGGGTCAAGGTTGCACTCTTCGAACAATATCTTGGGGACAAGGCTGCGGTCATCCGTACGATTCCCAACACCCCCGCCGCGATCGGCAAAGGCATGATCGTCACTTTCCGCAATGCGCATGTAAGCGATAGCGATGCAGAATTTGTCGATACCTTGCTCAAGACCAGCGGTAAAGTTGCTGCGGTGGATGACGAGAAACTGATTGATGTGGCGACAGCAGTTTCCGGCTCCGGTCCGGCCTATGTGTTCCATTTCATCGAATGCCTGACCGAGGCCGCCGTCGTGGCTGGCCTGGAACGGAAGACTGCCGAGCTGCTGGCCATGCAGACGGTCTATGGCGCGGGTGTACTGGCGGCCTCCAGCAAGGATACGCCGACGACATTGCGTGAGCAGGTGACGAGCCCCAAAGGCACCACGGCCGCTGCCCTGGACGTGCTGATGGGACACGACAAGCTCAAGCGCCTTATGATCAAGGCCGTGTACAAAGCGCACCAGCGCGCCATCGAGCTTGGCACCTATTGA
- a CDS encoding urease accessory protein UreD produces the protein MNDHSTLDVTSEGMPQRAYGSARLAVKPVNGRTRIATLYQEGCAKIRLPETDDNSLEAVIINTSGGLTGGDEMRWQFDVANDCRAQVTTQACERIYKSSGGIADVASALKVGDRASLAWLPQETILFEGSALKRNLTVDLAETSRALIVEPVVFGRKAMGEDVQSCIFRDRWRIRRNGKLIHAEDFCMGPDTASMLARPALLGGMRTMATILLLDANAERYLEPCQKIIGTKGGASFWSGKLLARLVDGDAYSLRKRLVPLIELLNEKAGVPKVWSI, from the coding sequence ATGAATGATCACTCCACCCTCGACGTGACCTCTGAAGGCATGCCGCAGCGTGCCTATGGCTCGGCGCGGCTTGCTGTCAAACCCGTCAATGGCCGCACGCGTATCGCGACGCTTTATCAGGAGGGTTGCGCCAAGATCCGCCTGCCGGAAACCGATGACAATTCGCTGGAAGCAGTGATAATCAACACGTCGGGTGGCCTGACGGGCGGCGATGAAATGCGCTGGCAGTTCGATGTTGCCAACGATTGCAGGGCGCAAGTCACCACGCAGGCCTGCGAACGCATCTACAAGTCGTCCGGCGGTATCGCCGACGTCGCGAGTGCACTGAAGGTGGGAGACCGGGCGTCTCTCGCCTGGCTGCCACAGGAGACCATCCTGTTCGAAGGGTCAGCACTGAAACGAAACCTTACCGTTGATCTTGCGGAGACCAGCCGCGCGCTTATTGTCGAGCCGGTGGTCTTCGGACGCAAGGCCATGGGCGAAGACGTGCAGAGCTGCATCTTTCGCGATCGCTGGCGTATTCGCCGCAATGGCAAGCTGATCCACGCGGAAGACTTCTGCATGGGACCGGACACGGCCTCCATGCTGGCTCGTCCCGCCCTGCTTGGCGGGATGCGGACCATGGCCACGATCCTGCTGCTCGATGCCAATGCCGAACGCTATCTTGAGCCATGCCAAAAAATAATTGGGACAAAAGGTGGTGCTTCCTTCTGGTCTGGCAAGCTTCTTGCGAGGCTCGTCGATGGTGACGCCTATTCACTGAGGAAGCGGCTGGTGCCGCTGATCGAACTGCTCAATGAAAAGGCAGGCGTGCCTAAAGTCTGGTCAATCTAG
- a CDS encoding urease subunit gamma: MNLTPREKDKLLISMAAMVARRRLERGVKLNHPEAIALISDFVVEGARDGRSVADLMEAGAHVITRAQVMEGIPEMIHDIQVEATFPDGTKLVTVHEPIR, encoded by the coding sequence ATGAACCTGACACCACGCGAAAAAGACAAGCTACTCATCTCCATGGCGGCCATGGTGGCGCGCCGGCGCCTTGAGCGCGGCGTCAAGCTCAATCACCCGGAAGCCATTGCGCTGATTAGTGATTTTGTCGTCGAGGGCGCCCGTGATGGCCGCTCCGTCGCCGACCTCATGGAGGCTGGCGCGCATGTCATCACCCGCGCTCAGGTGATGGAAGGCATTCCGGAGATGATCCACGACATTCAGGTCGAGGCGACGTTCCCGGACGGAACCAAGCTTGTCACCGTGCACGAACCGATCCGCTAG